In the genome of Acidimicrobiia bacterium, the window CAGATAGCCGTCGCGAGTGATTCATCTCAGCCATACCCGGCTGAAAAGATCTCCCACGAATGTGACCGGCGTCACCTACGAGGAGAGATATGAAACGGAAACTGTTGACGGGGACTTCGCTCGGCATGCTGCTCGTGGCAGTTCTGGCCCAACCGGCCTTTGCCCAGAGTGAACCCGCCCCGGCCGCGCAATTCATTTTGGACAACCTGTGGGTGTTTATCGCCGGTGTGCTTGTCTTCTTCATGCAGGCTGGGTTCGCCCTGGTCGAAGCGGGGCTCACCCGATCCAAAAACGTCGCCAACATCATGATGAAGAACCTGATGGATATGTCAGCCGGTGTGCTGGCATTTGCCATCGTCGGGTTCGGCATCGGCTTTGGTGGGGCTGAACTTCTCGGAGGATGGTTCGGTTTCGGCTGGGGCATCAACGGAGTTGAAGGAACCGTGCCTATGGTCCTCAACCTTACGCCGGCAACGTTCTTCTTTTTCCAGGCGGCGTTTGCGGCTACTGCGGCCACAATCGTGTCCGGAGCGATGGCGGAACGAACCAAGTTCAAAAGCTACTTCGTATATAGCTTCTTCATCACCGCGCTGATCTATCCGGTGATCCTTCGCTGGACCTGGGGTGGCGGATGGCTTTCACAACTGGAGTTCCCGTTCTCGGACTTCGCCGGATCAACGATCGTCCATGCCACGGGCGGATGGGCAGCCATGATGGGAGCTATGATTCTTGGGCCGAGGATCGGCAAGTACGCAAAAGATGGAACACCCCGGGCCATCCCCGGCCATTCCATCCCGTTCGTAGTGCTTGGCGCCATGATCCTGTTCATCGGTTGGTTCGGTTTCAACCCCGGATCCGAGCTGGCCGCCGATGAATTCGTGACCGGCATCGCCCTCAAGACGCTTCTTGCCGGCTGCGCCGGTTCGGTGGCGGCCATGATCGTCAACTGGCTAGTCGACAAGAAACCGGACGTCTCAATGGCCGCCAACGGACTCCTGGCAGGATTGGTCGCCGTCACGGCTCCCGTCGGCACGATCGAGACGTGGGCAGCAGTCGTCATCGGAGCGCTCGGCGGCATCATCGTGGTGTTCTCGGTCAAGTTCGTCGATCGGCTCAAGATCGACGATCCGGTGGGCGCCATTTCGGTGCACGGAGTCTGCGGTACGTTCGGGACGCTGTCGATCGCTTTCTTCGCCAGGTACGACGACGCGTTCCTCGGACGGGAGAACGCAGGCATGTTCTACGGCGGTGGCATCGATCAGTTGAAGACCCAGCTGATCTTCGTCCTGGTGCATTTCGTGTTCGTTGTGGTGACGACCGGCTTGCTCTTCCTGGCCATCAAGGCTGTCATCGGTCTGCGAGTGAGCGAAGAGGAAGAACTGGCCGGACTCGACGTCATGGAACACGGCTCACCCGGATACGCTTTTGAAACAGGGCGCGGTGAGTTCGCATCCAGCTCAAGTTCCGTCGCCGGCGTCTAGGAGGAATGACATGCTTGAACTACTAACAGCCATCATCAAGACCCACCGACTGGACGAAGTGAAAGAGGCACTCGCCAACGTTGGGGTCTCCGGACTTACGGTCACCGAAGTGCGCGGCTTCGGCCGACAGGGAGGCCACACGGAGGTCTACCGGGGCGCCGAGTACAAGGTCGATTTCGTGCCGAAACTGAAAGTGGAAGTGCTGTGCGCGTCAGCCGATGTTGACAGCATCGCCGAGGCCATCGCCAAAGCAGCCGGCAGTGGGACGATCGGAGACGGCAAGATCTGGACCAACCCCGTCA includes:
- a CDS encoding P-II family nitrogen regulator, producing the protein MLELLTAIIKTHRLDEVKEALANVGVSGLTVTEVRGFGRQGGHTEVYRGAEYKVDFVPKLKVEVLCASADVDSIAEAIAKAAGSGTIGDGKIWTNPVNMALRIRTGERGIDAV
- a CDS encoding ammonium transporter produces the protein MKRKLLTGTSLGMLLVAVLAQPAFAQSEPAPAAQFILDNLWVFIAGVLVFFMQAGFALVEAGLTRSKNVANIMMKNLMDMSAGVLAFAIVGFGIGFGGAELLGGWFGFGWGINGVEGTVPMVLNLTPATFFFFQAAFAATAATIVSGAMAERTKFKSYFVYSFFITALIYPVILRWTWGGGWLSQLEFPFSDFAGSTIVHATGGWAAMMGAMILGPRIGKYAKDGTPRAIPGHSIPFVVLGAMILFIGWFGFNPGSELAADEFVTGIALKTLLAGCAGSVAAMIVNWLVDKKPDVSMAANGLLAGLVAVTAPVGTIETWAAVVIGALGGIIVVFSVKFVDRLKIDDPVGAISVHGVCGTFGTLSIAFFARYDDAFLGRENAGMFYGGGIDQLKTQLIFVLVHFVFVVVTTGLLFLAIKAVIGLRVSEEEELAGLDVMEHGSPGYAFETGRGEFASSSSSVAGV